One Lentimicrobiaceae bacterium genomic window carries:
- a CDS encoding T9SS type A sorting domain-containing protein, producing MKKITIIIVLCVFTAMIANAQHSGKSDFKASDLQNLNYSATGHEIGSRTTDCDTLRYPLTGEIIYYYMLPPGIGYITGNNSYKDKAKAEFFNSFEIGTTINGMIADFVVAKSASNPQITFAIWNSSATDGKPGTIVATATKSLNSIVGDVNNEQATSVTFDQPFTVTGPFYAGIILPTGPGDTLALWCRKHVAGYNGTAWEQWDNNAWYPFNHPDSWGDNMQTTMTIFPIVCQPLGMDDLQANMTFATPVPATGIVNINAWKTSGKHMIDVYSLTGKTVYSKSFPGSIANFNIDLSTLPKGIYILKLNDGQQQKSQKLILE from the coding sequence ATGAAGAAAATTACAATAATCATAGTTCTATGTGTTTTCACAGCTATGATTGCCAATGCACAGCATTCAGGCAAAAGCGATTTTAAAGCTTCTGATTTGCAAAACCTTAACTACTCCGCAACTGGCCATGAGATTGGAAGCAGAACGACCGATTGCGATACCCTGCGTTATCCTTTGACCGGAGAGATTATATACTACTATATGCTCCCTCCTGGAATAGGCTATATTACAGGGAACAACAGTTACAAGGACAAAGCAAAAGCCGAATTTTTTAACAGTTTCGAAATCGGGACAACCATTAACGGAATGATTGCTGACTTTGTAGTAGCCAAAAGTGCTTCAAACCCCCAGATAACCTTTGCCATCTGGAACAGCAGTGCAACTGACGGAAAACCCGGAACAATAGTAGCCACGGCAACCAAATCATTAAATTCAATTGTGGGCGATGTCAACAATGAGCAAGCTACTTCTGTAACCTTTGACCAGCCGTTTACAGTAACCGGCCCGTTCTATGCCGGTATAATTCTACCAACCGGGCCTGGCGACACCCTTGCATTATGGTGCAGGAAACATGTGGCTGGCTACAATGGAACAGCCTGGGAACAATGGGACAACAATGCCTGGTATCCTTTTAATCACCCTGATTCATGGGGCGATAATATGCAAACTACTATGACCATTTTCCCCATTGTATGCCAACCCCTGGGAATGGATGACTTGCAGGCTAACATGACATTTGCCACACCTGTTCCGGCAACCGGAATTGTGAATATCAATGCTTGGAAAACCAGCGGAAAACACATGATTGATGTTTACTCACTCACCGGAAAAACAGTGTATTCTAAATCCTTTCCGGGAAGCATAGCTAATTTTAACATTGATTTAAGCA